GCATCGGCCACTGGTCCCTGGGCCACCCACAGACCTCCGCGGTCTTTTCAAAAAGATCCAGGAACATCTCCGGGTCGTCCTCAGGCCCCATTTTGTTGAGTGGGAGGTGGGTGGGCACAGCTCGTTGGTCCGTGGCTTCCGGCCGAACCTCCCGTTCCATCgagctccggaacctctcgcggtcctcctgctgggCTTGGAGGACGGCCTGGAACCGCCTCTCCTGATTCTGTCTCAAGTCCAGCAGGGCCTGGTGTTGGTCTTGTTGCATGACCGCGAGGGATGTAATGATCTCCGCAAACGGCGCTGTGGAGGACGCTTGCATGGCGGCGGCTTccgtcttccttcccgggtttcggcaccagtgtaacagagtttgtgtgtgaggaaggaagaggacagggtcggctttGACTACTGGCTGCTTTTATTCACAAATTCTTCAAAACAAAGGGGTGCAGACTGGCACAAAACAGTCATAAATAAACGTTCATTCACTCCAAAATCAAATAGACGGGAATCCAGGATTGTGGCAgccagtagtccttctctctctcgctcgctcctgcttctcctggcgttttgTACTCTGTCCACGGCAATTACTGAAACAGGagacaggtgtttgttatttgcgcttaacccactcactcaccgcgcgtctcctgcctctctctcccgctgcagacttcgctgaaccacgccccccttgccacaGTTTGTTTTAGCGGGTCAGGCAGCTTTTTTTGAGCTTCTGTTCATGTtcattgatcaatgtttatatgtgaataaaagcctaaattcaatctgttcattatataaagcatttgaacctcttcagaaaattttgactaaaccactcaattcaaattgattagttttacgatctctttatgaaattTTTGAAgcagtctatggagggacagaaagctctcagatttcatcaaaaacatcttaatttgtgttccgaagatgaacgaaagtcttacgggtttggaacaacatgagggtgactaattaatgacagaattttcttttttctgtgaactaaccctttaataaagtgagattaaatacataaagtatacttgtgtaatatcatatttaattattgcaggcttgcataatattctgagtttgcatttcactgtttttattcattttaggaATACTAAATCTGCTTTTGTGCAAGTAAGATGAGTAAATgcctgctcacatttagtctagaactacaataaccatcatgtttacacgcCTCTACACTTACAATTCCTctcatggggacaggagagctgtcagtcaatgaaTAGGACAAcaaagtaacttgagttatttatttgaaaaagtaactcagatattttgtaaatttaaaagcaatgcattactagttacttgaaaaaagtaatctggtTACATAACTCACTTTACTTATAATGTGTTACTCCCAACACTGGTTCTATATTTGTAAGGCCAAACAATGTTCATTCTTAACATCTTAAGATAACTTTTTGTCTGACCAATGACAGACTGGAAACATTCACTAATCTGGAGAGGCTGTGACCCCTCGAAACACCtcgaattaagatattttgtcatTCCAATAGCCTCTGGCCAGCTCAAATCCTTTGTACAGGGTAAGCATTGATTAAAATGAATTCTGATTAGCTTGTGCTATCAAAGCTAATCATGTGGTTTTCTTTATGCAATTATGAAGACAAAAAACATAAAGGACtgtgaaaattgtttattttactCTCCAAATTGAGGCAGATGTCTACTCTGATGTGTTTTACTGTGGCAGCAATGTTTAGTCATGCACAATAAGATTCTTAAATGAAACAGTGCCTTCAGGTGTttcattttaaatcaatttaaactaCTCAAAAATAACAGCAACcacttaatatatttaaatgtaattatggaaagaaagaaagaaagaaagaaagaaagaatagaaagaaagaatatatatattttattgttgttacaaaaattaacacaaaaacagattaattAATGACACTTAAGGCACTTAATTAGTTATACCATCAATAATCTCTCATTAGTGAAGCAAAAACCACTAATGAATGTCTTTTCTCTCAAGACTATTACATACCAGAGGTTCTTTAATGACACCTCTGGAGGACAAATTGGATAATATATTTCGGAAAACAGATTATCAAGTTAACATTCAGGATTCACAGTGATCCGGCACTGTGAAGCAAAGCCGAAAACTGCAGTGAAGACAACAGTGCGGTTTGCATGATCCACAAACCACCACAACATTGTTACATGTTTGCATATGAAAGACGGTCATTGTAacgttatatttattttttcattcttGTTGCTGAATTTGATGCTTAAGCCATCAAATAACACAGGTGAATTGTAAAGCACTGGCTGTTTGTGACTGTTTCTCATAGGTATCTGGTTTCTCATTCACTGAAAGCAAAGCACACCACAATCAAGTTGTGCCCTAAAGGAAGGACGGCCATGCAGAATGCCAGCAATCCTGCCCCCAACAACTCCATCATTCAGCCTGCAGGATTTTACATTGTTGGCTTAATTTCAATGCCATACAATAATATCTATGTCATGTTCCTCACTGTGCTTTATGTGATCACAGTCATATGCAATGTCTTTCTGATCACTATCATTTTCTATGACCACCGACTGCATGTCCCAAAGTTCATGGCTGTTGGTAATCTGGCTTTTGTTGATCTTGTTCTCAGCACTTCTCTTGTGCCTGGCATGATAAAGACTTACCTTGTTCTTGACAATTTTGTGCCATTCAAACTGTGCCTTGCGCAAATGTACATTTACTATGGTTTTTTATTCCTTGAGTCATTTTCCATATGTGTTCTTTCCTATGACAGATTCATTGCGATCTGCTTACCTTTAAGACAGGAGTCTATAAACACAAACACCAGAATGGCTTACATAATTGTTGCAATTTGGATCTTTGGTCTTACTACAATATCCTACGGCACTTCATCCATCCTGGCCGTCTCGTTTTGTGGCTCTCTTCAGCACAACAGCTATTTTTGCGATTTTACTGTTTTAAAACTTGCTTGCAGTGATACGACGCACCAGTGGAATTTTGCCACTGCTTTAAATATACTCTTCATGTTTGTACCTttgacttttattttctttacttACATGGGTATATTGATCGCTGTATTTAGAATGAAGAATAATCAGAGCCGTTATAAGGCACTGGCCACGTGCACCGAACACCTCATGTTAGTGGCCATATTCTTCATTCCAATTTTTATTATCTTCAATCTTGGATTTTCTGGAATTATTATAAACCCAAATGTAAGAATGGTGTGCTTGTCTTTGTCGTCCCTCATCACACCCTGTGTGAatcccatcatttactcattgaAAACTAAAGAGGTTAGAAGCAGGATTTATTCTTTGTTAACCCACAGACTGTCTGTTCATCCTctaaaaaatacacaataatgttttaaacataattGTGATTCAAGTGAGATTATTCATGTTATTGATGTTATTTTGGAGGCTTTCTGTGATGCTTCatgtattgtttattttaatgcattgcattTCAGATTTAAATCTCCAATTCTACTTTGATCTACGGGTAATttgtaaaaatgaattttcttGATTAAATTGTAACATTGATTTAATTGTCATAGAAGGCACATCTCCATGTTTTCTCTCATTGTAAAGATTGCTGTATGCAGCCAGTTTTTGTTTGCTACTTTAAATAATGCATATTCTTTAAGatcttaatttatttaagaATGGACAGAAATAATATATAGTTAGTATGATAGCAATGTTTTATATTCACA
This genomic stretch from Megalobrama amblycephala isolate DHTTF-2021 linkage group LG2, ASM1881202v1, whole genome shotgun sequence harbors:
- the LOC125262896 gene encoding olfactory receptor 13C4-like isoform X3; this encodes MQNASNPAPNNSIIQPAGFYIVGLISMPYNNIYVMFLTVLYVITVICNVFLITIIFYDHRLHVPKFMAVGNLAFVDLVLSTSLVPGMIKTYLVLDNFVPFKLCLAQMYIYYGFLFLESFSICVLSYDRFIAICLPLRQESINTNTRMAYIIVAIWIFGLTTISYGTSSILAVSFCGSLQHNSYFCDFTVLKLACSDTTHQWNFATALNILFMFVPLTFIFFTYMGILIAVFRMKNNQSRYKALATCTEHLMLVAIFFIPIFIIFNLGFSGIIINPNVRMVCLSLSSLITPCVNPIIYSLKTKEVRSRIYSLLTHRLSVHPLKNTQ
- the LOC125262896 gene encoding olfactory receptor 13C4-like isoform X2; amino-acid sequence: MIHKPPQHCYMFAYERRYLVSHSLKAKHTTIKLCPKGRTAMQNASNPAPNNSIIQPAGFYIVGLISMPYNNIYVMFLTVLYVITVICNVFLITIIFYDHRLHVPKFMAVGNLAFVDLVLSTSLVPGMIKTYLVLDNFVPFKLCLAQMYIYYGFLFLESFSICVLSYDRFIAICLPLRQESINTNTRMAYIIVAIWIFGLTTISYGTSSILAVSFCGSLQHNSYFCDFTVLKLACSDTTHQWNFATALNILFMFVPLTFIFFTYMGILIAVFRMKNNQSRYKALATCTEHLMLVAIFFIPIFIIFNLGFSGIIINPNVRMVCLSLSSLITPCVNPIIYSLKTKEVRSRIYSLLTHRLSVHPLKNTQ
- the LOC125262896 gene encoding olfactory receptor 13C4-like isoform X1, whose product is MIHKPPQHCYMFAYERRSLYLVSHSLKAKHTTIKLCPKGRTAMQNASNPAPNNSIIQPAGFYIVGLISMPYNNIYVMFLTVLYVITVICNVFLITIIFYDHRLHVPKFMAVGNLAFVDLVLSTSLVPGMIKTYLVLDNFVPFKLCLAQMYIYYGFLFLESFSICVLSYDRFIAICLPLRQESINTNTRMAYIIVAIWIFGLTTISYGTSSILAVSFCGSLQHNSYFCDFTVLKLACSDTTHQWNFATALNILFMFVPLTFIFFTYMGILIAVFRMKNNQSRYKALATCTEHLMLVAIFFIPIFIIFNLGFSGIIINPNVRMVCLSLSSLITPCVNPIIYSLKTKEVRSRIYSLLTHRLSVHPLKNTQ